The Rissa tridactyla isolate bRisTri1 chromosome 6, bRisTri1.patW.cur.20221130, whole genome shotgun sequence genome includes a region encoding these proteins:
- the LOC128911073 gene encoding sentrin-specific protease 2-like — protein MGVPVLDVTEAMEREVVAALGKGEPEEIMSSAFNLKVTREDIHTLRNGCWLNDEVINFYMGLVMERSKKAGYPSVHAFSSLFYEKLASGGYRTIRRLTRRVDVFQKDIIFVPINLSLHWALAVIDMRKKTVKYYDSLGQGGDKICETLLKYLQEESREKRHVKLSVSEWTVHSMEPHEIPQQSNGSDCGVFTCKYADYICRGKPLTFTQIHMPYFRERMVWEILHQELL, from the exons ATGGGGGTTCCC gtattggacgttacagaa gccatggagagagaggtcgttgccgcattaggcaaaggtgagccagaggagatcatgagcagtgccttcaacctaaaggtgactcgtgaggacatccacaccctaaggaacggttgctggctaaatgatgag gtcattaatttctacatgggtcttgtgatggagagaagtaagaaggcaggatatccatcagtccacgcttttagttccttgttttatgaaaaactagcttctgggggctacaggacAATAAGAAGATTGACCAGACGCGTGGATGTCTTCCAGAAGGACATCATCTTTGTGCCCATTAACTTGAgcttgcactgggcactagcg gtcatagatatgagaaagaagaccgtcaaatactacgactccctgggacaaggaggggacaagatttgtgagactttgct caaatacctgcaagaggagagccgtgaaaaaagacacgtgaagctgagtgtttcggagtggactgttcacagcatggagccacat gaaatccctcagcaatcgaatggaagcgactgtggcgttttcacctgcaaatacgcagattacatctgcagaggcaaaccgctgacctttacacag atccacatgccttatttccgcgagaggatggtctgggaaatactccatcaagagctgctgtga
- the LOC128911074 gene encoding sentrin-specific protease 2-like: MKRSQAFKPCFSEEVLDVTEAMEREVVAALGKGEPEEIMSSAFNLKVTREDIHTLRNGCWLNDEVINFYMGLVMERSKKAGYPSVHAFSSLFYEKLASGGYRTVRRLTRRVDVFHKDVILVPINLSLHWALAVIDTRKKTVKYYDSLGQGGDKICETLLKYLQEESREKRHVKLNVSEWTVHSMEPHEIPQQSNGSDCGVFTCKYADYISREKPLTFTQIHMPYFRERMVCEILHQELL; the protein is encoded by the exons gccatggagagagaggtcgttgccgcattaggcaaaggtgagccagaggagatcatgagcagtgccttcaacctaaaggtgactcgtgaggacatccacaccttaaggaacggttgctggctaaatgatgag gtcattaatttctacatgggtcttgtgatggagagaagtaagaaggcaggatatccatcagtccacgcttttagttccttgttttatgaaaaactagcttctgggggctacaggacagtaagaagattgaccagacgcgtggatgtcttccacaaggacgtcatcttagtgcccattaatttgagcttgcactgggcactagcg gtcatagacaccagaaagaagaccgtcaaatactacgactccctgggacaaggaggggacaagatttgtgagactttgct caaatacctgcaagaggagagccgtgaaaaaagacacgtgaagctgaatgtttcagagtggactgttcacagcatggagccacat gaaatccctcagcaatcgaatggaagcgactgtggcgttttcacctgcaaatacgcagattacatctcgagagagaaaccgctgacctttacacag atccacatgccttatttccgcgAGAGGATGGTGTGCgaaatactccatcaagagctgctgtga